In Streptomyces dangxiongensis, one DNA window encodes the following:
- a CDS encoding serine hydrolase domain-containing protein, with translation MSSQSLALIENWPVPTAAAGVVRADGTVLGTHGPVGHRFPLASVTKPLAAYAALVAYEEGAVELDEPAGPPGSTVRHLLAHTSGLAFDEHRVTATAGERRLYSNAGFEQLGDHIARATDIPFAEYLRQAVLAPLGMTSTSLEGSPAKDGVSTVEDLLRFAAEVQAPRLLDPRTVAEAMTVQYPGRKGVLPGYGHQNPNDWGLGFEIRDGKSPHWTGGSSSPRTFGHFGQSGTFLWIDPDAQLACAALTDRAFGPWATEAWPAFTDAVLAELRH, from the coding sequence ATGTCGTCGCAGAGCCTGGCACTGATCGAGAACTGGCCCGTCCCCACCGCCGCCGCGGGTGTCGTACGCGCCGACGGGACCGTCCTCGGGACACACGGCCCCGTCGGGCACCGCTTCCCGCTGGCCTCCGTCACCAAGCCGCTGGCGGCCTACGCGGCGCTCGTGGCGTACGAGGAGGGGGCGGTCGAGCTGGACGAGCCGGCCGGTCCGCCCGGGTCGACGGTCCGTCATCTGCTCGCCCACACCTCCGGGCTGGCCTTCGACGAGCACCGGGTCACCGCCACGGCCGGGGAGCGGCGGCTGTACTCCAACGCCGGGTTCGAGCAGCTCGGTGACCACATCGCCCGGGCGACGGACATCCCGTTCGCCGAGTACCTGCGGCAGGCCGTGCTGGCGCCGCTGGGGATGACGTCGACGTCGCTGGAGGGCTCACCGGCCAAGGACGGCGTGTCGACGGTGGAGGATCTGCTGCGGTTCGCCGCCGAGGTGCAGGCGCCGCGGCTGCTGGACCCGCGGACGGTCGCGGAGGCGATGACCGTGCAGTACCCGGGGCGCAAGGGCGTCCTGCCCGGTTACGGCCACCAGAACCCCAACGACTGGGGCCTGGGCTTCGAGATCCGCGACGGCAAGTCCCCGCACTGGACGGGCGGTTCGTCCTCGCCGCGCACGTTCGGGCACTTCGGCCAGTCCGGTACGTTCCTGTGGATCGACCCCGACGCGCAGCTAGCCTGCGCGGCCCTGACCGACCGCGCCTTCGGCCCCTGGGCGACCGAGGCGTGGCCGGCGTTCACGGACGCGGTGCTGGCGGAGCTGCGACACTGA
- a CDS encoding GNAT family N-acetyltransferase, producing the protein MSSVRRARPEDAAEVLRLRQRMIDSLWGAGSSGPAGPADRHAESLPRLRERLGEEDGDFAAFVVEGAGRPGRPAAPVAGTVEYRIGWAGNPRERVGQVFSVVTDPDARRRGHARACMTELLAWFRARGAGHVPLNASPEAYAA; encoded by the coding sequence ATGAGTTCCGTACGCCGGGCCCGGCCCGAGGACGCCGCCGAAGTGCTGCGGCTGCGCCAGCGGATGATCGACTCCCTGTGGGGCGCGGGGAGTTCGGGTCCGGCGGGGCCGGCCGACCGGCACGCGGAGTCGCTGCCGAGGCTGCGGGAGCGGCTCGGTGAGGAGGACGGGGACTTCGCGGCGTTCGTCGTGGAGGGCGCCGGCCGGCCGGGGAGGCCGGCCGCGCCGGTGGCGGGGACCGTGGAGTACCGCATCGGCTGGGCGGGGAATCCGCGGGAGCGGGTCGGCCAGGTCTTCAGTGTCGTGACCGACCCGGACGCGCGGCGGCGCGGCCACGCGCGCGCGTGCATGACCGAGCTGCTGGCCTGGTTCCGGGCGCGGGGCGCCGGGCACGTGCCGCTCAACGCCTCGCCGGAGGCGTACGCGGCGTAG
- a CDS encoding MerR family transcriptional regulator, with product MTVMQTTPAATGHATPADICSAPPRRHPRPDGQDRYTISEVVARTGLTAHTLRWYERIGLMPHVDRSHTGQRRYSNRDLDWLDFVTKLRLTGMPVADMVRYAELVREGESTYAARRGLLEATRRDVLGRIAELRDTLAVLDRKISFYATEGTNR from the coding sequence ATGACGGTGATGCAGACCACGCCAGCGGCCACCGGGCACGCCACCCCCGCCGACATCTGCTCCGCCCCGCCCCGGCGCCATCCACGGCCCGACGGCCAGGACCGCTACACGATCAGCGAGGTCGTCGCCCGCACCGGTCTGACCGCGCACACCCTGCGCTGGTACGAGCGGATCGGGCTGATGCCGCACGTCGACCGCTCGCACACCGGCCAGCGCCGCTACAGCAACCGCGACCTGGACTGGCTGGACTTCGTGACCAAGCTGCGGCTGACCGGGATGCCGGTGGCGGACATGGTCCGGTACGCGGAACTGGTGCGCGAGGGCGAGAGCACGTACGCGGCGCGCCGGGGGCTGCTGGAGGCCACCCGCCGGGACGTGCTCGGCCGGATCGCCGAACTGCGGGACACGCTCGCCGTGCTCGACCGCAAGATCAGTTTCTACGCCACGGAGGGAACCAACCGATGA
- a CDS encoding aldo/keto reductase, with translation MTDARIATVRLGAQGPVTGVQGLGCMGISAAYGPTDTGRARSTLERALELGVTLYDTADFYGSGENERFLAPFFEAHRDEVVIATKFALSWHPDDPTKRIIRNDPPYIRQAVEASLRRLGVDVIDLYYMHRRDVDVPIEETVGTMADLVREGKVKHLGLSEVTADELRAAHAVHPVAAVQSEWSLFSRDIEARVVPAARDLGVALVPYSPLGRGFLTGAFADAARDLTAGDFRRHMPRYSGDNAAANAALLAPVRAIAEAHGATPGQIALAWIQQRAAVDGLTVVPIPGTRSPDRVAENAAATRITLTDAELARLEPLAAEVAGDRYTDMTFTSAGRE, from the coding sequence ATGACCGACGCCAGGATCGCCACGGTACGGCTCGGCGCACAGGGGCCGGTGACCGGCGTCCAGGGGCTCGGCTGCATGGGCATCAGCGCCGCGTACGGACCCACCGACACCGGCCGGGCCCGGTCGACGCTGGAGCGGGCCCTCGAACTCGGCGTCACCCTCTACGACACCGCCGACTTCTACGGCTCCGGCGAGAACGAACGGTTCCTCGCCCCGTTCTTCGAGGCCCACCGGGACGAGGTGGTCATCGCCACCAAGTTCGCCCTCTCCTGGCACCCGGACGACCCGACGAAGCGGATCATCCGCAACGACCCGCCCTACATCCGCCAGGCCGTCGAGGCCAGCCTGCGGCGGCTCGGCGTCGACGTGATCGACCTCTACTACATGCACCGCCGCGACGTGGACGTCCCCATCGAGGAGACCGTCGGCACGATGGCGGACCTGGTCCGGGAGGGCAAGGTCAAGCACCTCGGGCTCAGCGAGGTCACCGCCGACGAGCTGCGCGCCGCGCACGCCGTGCACCCGGTCGCGGCCGTGCAGTCGGAGTGGTCCCTGTTCAGCCGGGACATCGAGGCCCGCGTCGTACCGGCCGCCCGGGACCTGGGCGTCGCCCTCGTGCCGTATTCCCCGCTGGGCCGCGGCTTCCTCACCGGCGCCTTCGCCGACGCCGCGCGGGATCTCACCGCCGGCGACTTCCGCCGCCACATGCCCCGCTACAGCGGGGACAACGCGGCCGCCAACGCGGCGCTGCTGGCGCCGGTCCGCGCGATCGCCGAGGCCCACGGGGCCACCCCCGGCCAGATCGCGCTGGCCTGGATCCAGCAGCGGGCGGCGGTCGACGGGCTGACGGTGGTCCCCATCCCGGGCACCCGCAGTCCGGACAGGGTGGCGGAGAACGCCGCGGCGACGCGGATCACCCTGACCGACGCGGAACTGGCCCGGCTGGAACCCCTTGCGGCCGAGGTGGCGGGCGACCGCTACACCGACATGACCTTCACCTCCGCGGGCAGGGAGTAA
- a CDS encoding DUF4429 domain-containing protein, translating to MGDVLAGFHAVWGFESDSVLIRYERGIRTPKLFQALGERRIPLAAVEEVTLTPGRRGTVVLRLRPRPGADPLVEAADGQLKEGSDPYRLVLPAERETLAEYYADELKGLLTASGPAERYLVAAPEAPLQFKAYDGKASFDGTSVQFRWSWTGASSAKWKAGDQSFAVAGLSGVEWRSPELFEGHLRLLSRDPGAGRSVQPDQDPASVVFGLGYGPVHESLPFAAAVLAAVRSRGPAPVAPAVSRRDPAGVAERIRHLGELHRAGLITDEEFAAKKAELLAEL from the coding sequence ATGGGTGACGTACTGGCGGGTTTTCATGCCGTATGGGGGTTCGAGTCCGACTCCGTGCTCATCCGTTACGAACGGGGGATACGGACACCGAAGCTGTTCCAGGCGCTCGGCGAGCGCCGGATTCCGCTGGCCGCGGTCGAGGAGGTGACCCTCACCCCGGGCAGACGCGGCACGGTCGTCCTGCGGCTGCGGCCACGCCCCGGCGCCGATCCGCTGGTGGAGGCGGCCGACGGCCAGCTCAAGGAGGGCTCCGACCCCTACCGGCTGGTGCTGCCGGCCGAGCGGGAGACCCTCGCGGAGTACTACGCCGACGAGCTGAAGGGCCTGCTGACCGCCTCCGGGCCCGCCGAACGGTATCTGGTGGCGGCGCCCGAGGCACCGCTCCAGTTCAAGGCGTACGACGGGAAGGCCTCCTTCGACGGCACGTCCGTGCAGTTCCGCTGGTCCTGGACGGGAGCGTCCTCGGCGAAGTGGAAGGCCGGCGACCAGAGCTTCGCGGTGGCCGGGCTGAGCGGGGTCGAGTGGCGTTCGCCGGAGCTCTTCGAGGGACACCTGCGGCTGCTGTCCCGTGACCCGGGCGCCGGCCGGTCCGTCCAGCCGGACCAGGACCCGGCGTCGGTGGTGTTCGGGCTGGGGTACGGGCCGGTGCACGAGTCGCTGCCGTTCGCCGCGGCGGTCCTCGCTGCGGTGCGCTCCCGCGGGCCGGCACCGGTGGCACCGGCCGTGTCGCGCCGCGACCCCGCCGGCGTCGCCGAGCGGATCCGGCATCTCGGGGAGCTGCACCGGGCCGGGCTGATCACCGACGAGGAGTTCGCCGCCAAGAAGGCCGAACTGCTCGCCGAGCTGTAG
- a CDS encoding alpha/beta hydrolase translates to MTSFDTSPKFNVWRALPALAVVFVMLATTGWTAMRTHRVSTALQASLSQWEHGSIHGRHLPDPGSGPARLGRFFASLTPHERDRLAHRYPLAVGNMNGAPVPLRYRANRVALKQAREVDRKRMHDSRLSVAGQQDAGQRMQRYTSLLDPGRHILAFDPEGSGRVAEVFGDLDRAQRISVVVPGVDTDLLTFQRTYRRYSAPVGMAEALYAAERTASPGTGTAVIAWADYTAPDGLGVDAATGLRAEEGAVRLNALLRGLPGRAPVSMFCHSYGSVVCGVAAHGMPGRVADIAVAASPGMRVTKAGHLGTAARVWAMRDATDWVQDVPYLELGGLGHGADPVSAGFGARVLSARDAQGHSGYFQPGTDSLRNLAGIGVGAYDVVTCAQENDACRSGLSGTMTAGRA, encoded by the coding sequence GTGACTTCCTTCGACACCTCCCCGAAATTCAACGTCTGGCGCGCCCTGCCGGCGCTGGCCGTGGTGTTCGTGATGCTCGCGACCACCGGCTGGACCGCCATGCGCACCCACCGGGTGTCGACGGCACTCCAGGCCTCGCTCTCCCAGTGGGAGCACGGCAGCATCCACGGCCGCCACCTGCCGGACCCCGGGTCCGGCCCGGCGCGCCTCGGCCGCTTCTTCGCCTCCCTCACCCCGCACGAGCGCGACCGTCTCGCCCACCGCTACCCGTTGGCGGTCGGCAACATGAACGGCGCCCCCGTCCCGCTGCGCTACCGCGCCAACCGCGTCGCGCTGAAGCAGGCCCGCGAGGTGGACCGGAAGCGGATGCACGACAGCCGGCTCAGCGTGGCCGGCCAGCAGGACGCGGGCCAGCGGATGCAGCGCTACACGTCCCTGCTGGACCCCGGCCGGCACATCCTGGCCTTCGACCCCGAGGGTTCGGGCCGGGTCGCCGAGGTGTTCGGCGACCTCGACCGGGCGCAGCGGATCTCGGTCGTCGTCCCCGGCGTCGACACCGACCTGCTCACCTTCCAGCGGACGTACCGCAGGTACAGCGCCCCGGTCGGCATGGCCGAGGCCCTGTACGCGGCCGAGCGCACGGCCAGCCCCGGGACCGGTACGGCGGTGATCGCCTGGGCCGACTACACCGCCCCCGACGGGCTCGGCGTGGACGCGGCCACCGGCCTGCGCGCCGAGGAGGGCGCCGTACGGCTGAACGCGCTGCTGCGCGGGCTGCCCGGCCGGGCCCCGGTGTCGATGTTCTGCCACAGCTACGGCTCGGTCGTCTGCGGCGTCGCCGCGCACGGCATGCCCGGCAGGGTGGCCGACATAGCCGTGGCCGCGAGCCCGGGCATGCGGGTCACCAAGGCCGGTCACCTGGGCACGGCGGCCCGGGTGTGGGCCATGCGGGACGCCACCGACTGGGTGCAGGACGTGCCGTACCTGGAGCTGGGCGGCCTCGGTCACGGCGCCGACCCGGTGTCCGCGGGGTTCGGGGCGCGGGTGCTGTCGGCACGGGACGCGCAGGGCCACAGCGGTTACTTCCAGCCGGGCACGGACAGCCTGCGCAATCTCGCCGGGATCGGTGTGGGCGCGTACGACGTGGTGACGTGCGCACAGGAGAACGACGCGTGCCGGTCCGGTCTGTCCGGCACGATGACGGCCGGACGCGCGTAG
- a CDS encoding TetR family transcriptional regulator, with translation METLRELKKRRTREALLRAALELFTTQGYEQTTVDEIAEAVDVSQRTFFRYFAGKEDVAFAVQQTTEAAFVAAVRARPPQEAPMQALRQAFLEGWDAIRETVESAVPVELYLRMYRTIDSTPALLAAHLRRSAAAEETIARALAEREGVDVDADPRPRLAVAVFGGVIRVSERQWSTSEDLGLESIRTLTASYLDQLGSALTGSWRAG, from the coding sequence ATGGAGACGCTGCGCGAGCTGAAGAAGCGGCGTACCCGGGAGGCACTGCTGCGGGCCGCTCTCGAACTGTTCACCACACAGGGGTACGAACAGACCACCGTCGACGAGATCGCCGAGGCCGTCGACGTCTCGCAGCGCACCTTCTTCCGCTATTTCGCGGGCAAGGAGGACGTGGCGTTCGCGGTCCAGCAGACGACGGAGGCGGCCTTCGTGGCGGCCGTCCGGGCCCGGCCGCCGCAGGAGGCGCCGATGCAGGCGCTGCGGCAGGCGTTCCTGGAGGGCTGGGACGCGATCCGTGAGACCGTCGAGTCGGCCGTCCCGGTCGAGCTGTACCTGCGCATGTACCGCACGATCGACTCCACGCCCGCGTTGCTCGCCGCCCATCTGCGCCGGTCGGCGGCGGCGGAGGAGACCATCGCGCGGGCGCTGGCCGAGCGCGAGGGCGTCGACGTGGACGCCGACCCGCGGCCACGGCTGGCGGTGGCCGTGTTCGGCGGGGTGATCCGGGTCTCCGAACGGCAGTGGTCCACCAGCGAGGACCTCGGCCTGGAGTCGATCCGCACGCTCACCGCGTCGTACCTCGACCAACTGGGTTCGGCGCTCACGGGGAGCTGGCGCGCCGGCTGA
- a CDS encoding MFS transporter, with translation MTSQTAIDSTGPGDKAPAPSGPPPAPGLRGHPWLTLITVAVGVMMVALDGTIVAIANPAIRDDLHASFADVQWITNSYFLALAVTLITAGKLGDRFGHRQTFLIGVTGFAAASGVIGLSGSIAAVVTFRVFQGLFGALLMPAALGVLRATFPAEKLNMAIGVWGMVIGASTAAGPILGGILVEHVNWQSVFFINVPVGALALLLGTLILLDHRAENAPRSFDVLGIALLSGAMFCLVWALIKAPAWGWGAGRTWMFLAVSVLLFVLFALWETRVAEPLIPLRLFRSVPFSAGAVLMVLMSIAFMGGLFFVTFYLQNVHGMSPVDAGLHLLPLTGMMIVGSPLAGAAITRLGPRIPLAGGMAVTAVALYGMSALEVDTGSALLSLWFALLGLGLAPVMVGATEVIVGNAPMELSGVAGGLQQAAMQIGSSLGTAVLGAVMASRVDSDLPGNWADAGLPKLTPGQLAQASEAVQVGVAPVTKGIPEPVAAKITAVAHDTFISGMSLASLVAAGVAAAAVLVALLTKRGENAEAGAGVGHI, from the coding sequence ATGACTAGTCAGACCGCCATCGACTCGACGGGGCCGGGGGACAAGGCGCCCGCTCCGTCGGGGCCGCCCCCGGCCCCGGGCCTGCGTGGCCACCCGTGGCTCACCCTCATCACCGTCGCCGTAGGGGTCATGATGGTGGCCCTGGACGGCACCATCGTGGCCATCGCCAACCCGGCCATCCGCGACGATCTGCACGCGTCCTTCGCCGACGTGCAGTGGATCACCAACTCCTACTTCCTCGCCCTCGCGGTCACACTGATCACCGCGGGCAAGCTCGGTGACCGCTTCGGCCACCGGCAGACCTTCCTCATCGGGGTCACCGGCTTCGCCGCCGCCTCCGGTGTCATCGGACTCTCCGGCAGCATCGCCGCGGTCGTCACCTTCCGGGTCTTCCAGGGCCTGTTCGGCGCGCTGCTGATGCCGGCCGCGCTCGGCGTGCTGCGGGCCACCTTCCCGGCCGAGAAGCTCAACATGGCCATCGGCGTGTGGGGCATGGTGATCGGCGCCTCCACGGCGGCCGGCCCCATCCTCGGCGGCATCCTCGTCGAGCACGTCAACTGGCAGTCGGTGTTCTTCATCAACGTGCCGGTCGGCGCCCTGGCCCTGCTCCTCGGCACCCTGATCCTGCTCGACCACCGGGCCGAGAACGCCCCGCGCTCCTTCGACGTCCTCGGCATCGCCCTGCTGTCCGGCGCGATGTTCTGCCTGGTCTGGGCGCTCATCAAGGCCCCGGCGTGGGGCTGGGGCGCGGGCCGCACCTGGATGTTCCTCGCCGTCTCCGTGCTGCTGTTCGTGCTCTTCGCCCTCTGGGAGACGCGGGTGGCGGAGCCGCTGATCCCGCTGCGCCTGTTCCGTTCCGTGCCGTTCTCGGCGGGCGCGGTGCTGATGGTGCTGATGTCCATCGCGTTCATGGGCGGCCTGTTCTTCGTGACGTTCTACCTCCAGAACGTGCACGGGATGAGTCCGGTCGACGCCGGTCTGCACCTGCTGCCGCTCACCGGCATGATGATCGTAGGCTCCCCGCTCGCCGGCGCCGCGATCACCCGGCTCGGCCCGCGCATCCCGCTGGCCGGCGGCATGGCCGTCACCGCGGTCGCCCTGTACGGCATGTCCGCGCTCGAGGTCGACACCGGCAGCGCGCTGCTGTCCCTCTGGTTCGCCCTGCTCGGCCTCGGTCTCGCGCCGGTCATGGTCGGTGCCACGGAGGTCATCGTCGGCAACGCCCCCATGGAGCTGTCCGGCGTGGCCGGCGGTCTCCAGCAGGCGGCCATGCAGATCGGCAGCAGCCTCGGTACGGCGGTGCTCGGTGCCGTGATGGCCTCCAGGGTCGACAGCGACCTGCCGGGCAACTGGGCCGACGCCGGCCTGCCGAAGCTGACGCCAGGTCAGCTCGCCCAGGCCTCCGAGGCGGTGCAGGTCGGCGTGGCCCCGGTGACGAAGGGCATCCCGGAGCCGGTCGCTGCGAAGATCACCGCCGTTGCCCACGACACGTTCATCTCCGGCATGAGCCTGGCCTCCCTGGTCGCGGCCGGCGTGGCGGCGGCGGCCGTCCTGGTCGCCCTGCTCACCAAGCGGGGCGAGAACGCGGAGGCGGGCGCGGGCGTGGGCCACATCTGA